In Paenibacillus ihbetae, the following are encoded in one genomic region:
- a CDS encoding distal tail protein Dit, with product MSRYAVLTLDGKAPQELGMGVFRGSQRPILSSTVDTIVTVPGMHGAYDFGATMGPRQFDLECAFVAKNSMELQQRVSAFAAFLLGPDGRPRTMPVVFSNDPSKQYMVRYSGDLPIDRVSGLGTFTLPFVAYDPWAYSKESTSDLLTWDTDYTWDDDFAWDDGYSYEFRGPGTAEINNLGTLNAEPIIEITGSFSSLSLTVGGVVFTYNVPMSGTLVLDFRRKTAKIGTQNVLQNTNAQFGKLPLGISNIVVGGSGLNITMDVNFKFKYAA from the coding sequence TTGAGCCGATACGCAGTATTAACTTTAGATGGTAAAGCACCACAGGAGTTAGGCATGGGCGTGTTCCGGGGGAGCCAGCGCCCTATCCTCTCCTCTACGGTTGATACCATAGTAACCGTCCCAGGAATGCATGGAGCCTATGATTTCGGAGCGACCATGGGGCCAAGACAATTCGATCTGGAATGTGCCTTCGTTGCCAAAAACTCAATGGAATTGCAGCAACGTGTTTCCGCGTTTGCTGCTTTTTTATTGGGGCCAGATGGAAGGCCGAGAACCATGCCGGTTGTCTTCTCAAACGATCCATCGAAGCAGTACATGGTTAGATATTCCGGAGACCTTCCGATCGACCGTGTAAGTGGTCTTGGAACATTTACGCTCCCGTTTGTAGCTTATGATCCATGGGCGTATAGCAAGGAGTCAACTTCAGATTTACTTACATGGGATACAGATTATACATGGGATGATGACTTTGCTTGGGATGATGGTTATTCCTATGAATTCAGAGGTCCGGGGACGGCGGAGATCAATAATCTAGGCACCCTTAATGCCGAACCAATCATAGAAATCACCGGCAGCTTTTCTTCACTATCCTTAACAGTGGGAGGAGTTGTTTTCACATATAACGTTCCGATGTCTGGGACGTTGGTGCTCGACTTCAGGCGGAAGACCGCCAAGATCGGAACGCAAAATGTATTACAAAACACAAATGCTCAATTCGGAAAGTTGCCACTTGGCATTTCAAATATCGTTGTTGGTGGTTCCGGACTAAACATAACCATGGACGTCAACTTCAAGTTTAAGTACGCGGCCTAA
- a CDS encoding phage tail tape measure protein, whose amino-acid sequence MADIEVGDLVARISFDDTGLNKSMAQINRQMQIVQSEFQKASSALQGYGREEDLLNAKALSLSQQMQLQQQKINNLNQAFQKAAREKGLDAQQTQNLAVKLNKAQAEYSKLESELKQTNSQLNTQEKELSSLQRAWNDSMVQARQSVGNLSDQLKNVGAGITAVGAGIAAGLGVAVNKAADFEQGMANAYSVMAPDEVARFRDELEQLAITMGSDTKYSATEAAQGIEELVKAGVSVEDIMSGGLSGALSLATAGELELADAAEIASTALNAFRDDALDVNKAADILAGAANASATSVSELKFGLSQVSAVASSVGLSFEDTATALAVFAQNGLKGSDAGTSLKTMLTRLTPTTTEAYEQFDELGLISFQTADALEYLTKNGIKPASTQTKDVVDALMTYAAKSVGAKVGTDKANKAFRDMAFQVGALSSVFYDANGDLKGMAEISGILQDSMSHLNSEQRLVAMNTMFGSDAIRAANILFKEGAEGVNTMATAMGKISAADVAKQKMDTLKGAVEELNGSMETAQISIGDALVPAIRKVSEWVQKLVDKFNDLSPSTKSFIAIGGAVAAALALIIGPITLLIGFLPSIVAGFGMLAPVFGALLGPIGLVVAGLAGLVVGGVALYNHLSKESIPEIQRFGKEVSESTQKAVGGFLDLNDQATLALNQLHWSGQTVTAQTAQRIITTFSQMGDQVLVAMKEDHAAQLQEMTNFYASTSVLTEQEEQAALAKMKEYQTAQTTAIQEGQARIKEILETAKAEKRAITDAERNEINKIQQEMVKTGIKHMSENELEQKAILERMRQNASALSARQAAEVVKNSVKQRDETIKAAEEQYNDVVKQIIMQRDEVGSITKEQADKLIAEAKKQRDGAVKHAQSMHNDVLREAKAQAGEHVNQVDWETGNILSKWQVFVNKVKEKWQQLKQWAANIFGDLFKTINNKTEEIKTSVVNKWNDIVNFFKNIDLKKIGADIMNGLKNGIKSKTQELYQEAINISSKIGKAIRDFFNIKSPSRLMMGYGEYISEGLAIGIADSGKEAIKAAEDVAKGTSDGIRKTLQINSPSKVTTKLGEETGEGLSAGLNNKKKKVKKSAEELAKAAFDASKKWIDERKYYNELSLEQELKVWQKISQKYKAGTEQRKQADREVYRIKQELIKAEQEAEKKAFDQSKTWIESKKELNKLSLAEELAAWERLTARQKEGSAERAEAEKQVMRVRQTIYTELKAASDDYLAKVKQVNENVAAEEQRLNEVYEQAVENRAKSIYSFAGLFDEVTQKAEVSGQQLVENLKGQVETITEWSETLNLLGKRGLDDGLMSELREMGPKAAAEIMALNSLTDAELTEYQNLWRTKNQMARTQAVRELEGLRVDTLLQIKDLNVKAAAELDVLQKEFADRVKKIRSGTKNEFNAMTASMPEIGREIINGLMAGIDEMAGPLKNKVSQLSKSISNTIKNTLKIKSPSRVTMGLGEFVSEGLAVGIENAQGLAVKSAINLSGAVANAMATDAAKVAFSTSGVAAQQAATNHNVNMYGLFAGANIHIREDNDIRKLAQQIGSLTTGNARGLGGAPA is encoded by the coding sequence ATGGCAGATATCGAAGTGGGCGATCTTGTCGCCCGAATATCTTTTGATGATACCGGCTTGAACAAGTCGATGGCGCAAATTAACCGCCAGATGCAAATCGTACAATCTGAATTCCAAAAAGCATCTAGTGCGTTACAGGGATACGGGCGAGAAGAAGACCTATTGAATGCAAAAGCTTTAAGCCTCAGCCAGCAAATGCAGTTGCAACAACAGAAAATCAACAATCTGAATCAAGCGTTTCAGAAAGCGGCCCGGGAAAAAGGGTTAGATGCTCAACAGACTCAAAATCTTGCGGTCAAACTTAACAAGGCTCAAGCTGAATACAGCAAGCTGGAATCCGAATTAAAGCAGACCAACTCCCAACTGAACACGCAAGAAAAGGAATTGTCATCTCTACAGAGAGCATGGAATGATTCGATGGTTCAGGCTAGGCAATCCGTAGGGAATCTGTCGGACCAGCTTAAAAATGTTGGGGCGGGAATAACGGCTGTGGGTGCCGGAATCGCTGCTGGTCTGGGTGTTGCCGTCAATAAAGCGGCAGACTTCGAACAGGGCATGGCTAACGCCTACTCAGTCATGGCTCCAGATGAGGTGGCGAGGTTCCGGGATGAATTGGAACAGTTAGCTATTACGATGGGCTCAGACACCAAATACAGCGCCACAGAAGCCGCCCAAGGTATCGAGGAACTGGTTAAAGCTGGTGTTAGTGTCGAGGACATTATGTCCGGTGGTTTGTCCGGCGCTCTGTCCCTCGCAACCGCTGGTGAACTTGAGCTGGCTGACGCTGCCGAGATTGCTTCCACGGCCCTCAACGCATTCCGGGATGATGCGCTGGACGTTAACAAGGCGGCTGACATCCTAGCCGGAGCCGCTAACGCTTCTGCAACATCGGTCAGTGAGCTGAAATTCGGCTTATCGCAGGTTTCCGCTGTTGCAAGTTCTGTAGGCCTATCGTTCGAAGATACAGCCACAGCGCTTGCGGTATTCGCTCAGAATGGCCTTAAAGGTTCTGATGCTGGTACATCACTTAAAACCATGCTAACAAGACTCACCCCAACGACAACCGAAGCTTACGAGCAGTTCGATGAATTGGGATTGATCTCTTTCCAAACAGCGGACGCATTGGAATACCTCACTAAAAACGGGATTAAGCCAGCGTCCACACAAACCAAAGATGTTGTTGATGCGCTCATGACATACGCAGCCAAATCCGTAGGGGCTAAAGTCGGTACGGATAAAGCAAACAAGGCATTTAGAGATATGGCATTCCAGGTAGGGGCCCTGTCTTCAGTGTTCTATGATGCGAATGGTGATTTGAAGGGCATGGCAGAAATCAGCGGCATCCTGCAAGATTCCATGTCCCATTTGAATAGTGAGCAGCGTCTGGTTGCCATGAACACCATGTTTGGATCGGATGCTATCCGAGCGGCAAACATCTTGTTTAAAGAAGGCGCTGAAGGCGTTAATACGATGGCGACGGCAATGGGCAAAATCTCCGCTGCTGATGTCGCAAAACAAAAGATGGATACCCTCAAGGGTGCCGTTGAGGAATTGAACGGCTCCATGGAGACCGCTCAGATTTCTATTGGTGATGCACTTGTGCCGGCAATTCGAAAAGTTAGCGAATGGGTGCAGAAACTGGTAGATAAATTCAATGACCTATCGCCTTCAACGAAATCATTTATAGCGATCGGCGGGGCGGTAGCGGCAGCACTGGCTCTTATCATCGGCCCGATTACGCTTCTTATAGGATTCCTCCCAAGCATCGTAGCAGGTTTTGGCATGCTGGCTCCTGTATTTGGCGCATTACTCGGTCCAATAGGGCTCGTTGTTGCTGGCCTTGCTGGCTTGGTTGTTGGTGGTGTTGCTCTTTACAACCACCTAAGCAAAGAATCAATACCGGAAATACAACGGTTCGGCAAGGAAGTTTCGGAGTCGACACAGAAGGCCGTTGGCGGCTTCCTGGACCTCAATGACCAAGCGACTTTAGCATTGAATCAACTGCATTGGTCTGGTCAAACGGTAACGGCTCAAACAGCGCAACGCATTATCACAACGTTCTCTCAAATGGGCGATCAGGTTCTGGTGGCGATGAAAGAAGATCACGCTGCTCAGCTCCAAGAAATGACCAACTTCTATGCGTCAACTTCTGTGCTTACCGAGCAAGAGGAACAAGCGGCTCTCGCTAAAATGAAAGAGTACCAAACGGCGCAAACCACAGCGATTCAAGAAGGACAAGCCCGAATCAAGGAAATCTTGGAGACAGCGAAAGCTGAAAAACGAGCAATCACAGATGCCGAGCGGAATGAAATAAATAAGATCCAGCAGGAAATGGTCAAAACCGGCATCAAGCATATGTCCGAAAACGAACTCGAACAAAAAGCCATCCTTGAACGCATGCGTCAAAATGCTAGTGCTCTCTCTGCACGACAAGCGGCTGAAGTGGTGAAAAACAGCGTCAAGCAGCGTGATGAAACGATTAAAGCGGCAGAGGAACAGTATAACGATGTCGTTAAACAGATCATTATGCAACGCGATGAAGTTGGAAGCATCACAAAGGAACAAGCAGACAAACTCATTGCTGAAGCCAAGAAACAAAGGGACGGCGCTGTAAAACATGCACAAAGCATGCACAACGATGTTCTGAGAGAAGCAAAGGCCCAGGCCGGGGAGCATGTGAACCAAGTCGATTGGGAGACGGGTAACATCCTTTCGAAGTGGCAAGTTTTCGTCAATAAAGTGAAAGAAAAGTGGCAGCAGTTGAAACAATGGGCGGCCAACATTTTCGGCGACTTGTTCAAGACCATAAACAACAAGACAGAAGAGATCAAAACGAGTGTAGTCAACAAGTGGAATGACATCGTGAACTTCTTTAAAAACATCGACTTGAAGAAGATCGGTGCGGACATCATGAATGGCCTCAAGAACGGAATCAAGAGTAAAACGCAGGAACTGTACCAAGAGGCTATTAACATATCCTCCAAAATCGGTAAGGCAATCCGGGACTTCTTCAACATCAAATCTCCGTCACGTCTCATGATGGGATATGGTGAGTATATTTCTGAAGGTCTGGCTATCGGTATTGCAGATTCAGGGAAAGAGGCCATAAAAGCCGCTGAAGATGTTGCTAAAGGCACCAGTGATGGAATAAGAAAGACCCTTCAGATCAATTCGCCGTCCAAGGTCACCACTAAGTTAGGCGAGGAAACTGGAGAAGGATTATCAGCAGGGCTTAACAACAAGAAAAAAAAGGTCAAAAAATCTGCTGAGGAATTGGCGAAAGCGGCATTCGATGCCAGCAAAAAATGGATAGATGAACGCAAATACTACAATGAACTTTCGCTGGAGCAAGAACTGAAAGTTTGGCAGAAGATTTCGCAGAAGTACAAAGCCGGTACGGAGCAAAGGAAGCAAGCCGACCGGGAAGTTTACCGGATTAAACAAGAGCTCATCAAAGCCGAGCAAGAAGCTGAGAAAAAGGCATTCGACCAATCGAAAACTTGGATCGAAAGCAAGAAAGAACTCAACAAATTATCACTCGCTGAAGAGTTGGCTGCCTGGGAACGCCTCACGGCTCGCCAAAAAGAAGGTAGTGCAGAACGGGCCGAAGCCGAGAAGCAAGTTATGAGGGTACGACAAACCATCTATACTGAGCTTAAAGCTGCGTCAGACGACTATTTAGCGAAGGTAAAGCAAGTAAACGAGAATGTAGCTGCGGAAGAACAACGTCTGAACGAAGTGTACGAACAGGCGGTTGAGAATCGCGCCAAATCAATTTATAGCTTTGCTGGCTTGTTTGATGAGGTTACTCAGAAGGCTGAAGTATCAGGACAGCAACTTGTTGAAAACCTCAAGGGTCAAGTAGAGACCATAACCGAGTGGTCAGAGACGCTTAATCTCTTGGGTAAGCGCGGCCTAGATGATGGCCTTATGTCCGAGCTTAGAGAAATGGGGCCAAAGGCTGCGGCTGAGATTATGGCGCTCAACTCTCTGACAGATGCCGAACTGACGGAATATCAAAATCTCTGGCGCACCAAGAACCAAATGGCACGCACTCAAGCGGTCAGGGAATTGGAAGGCCTTCGGGTTGATACACTCCTGCAAATTAAAGACCTGAATGTTAAGGCTGCTGCCGAACTGGATGTATTGCAAAAAGAGTTTGCGGATCGCGTAAAGAAAATTAGATCCGGCACCAAGAACGAGTTTAACGCCATGACAGCATCCATGCCGGAAATCGGACGAGAAATCATCAACGGTTTGATGGCTGGAATTGACGAAATGGCCGGACCACTCAAAAACAAAGTATCTCAATTGTCTAAGAGCATTTCAAACACAATCAAGAACACCCTTAAAATCAAGTCACCATCCCGAGTTACTATGGGGCTTGGTGAGTTTGTTTCTGAGGGGCTTGCAGTTGGTATAGAGAATGCCCAAGGGCTTGCTGTTAAGTCAGCAATAAACCTCTCAGGTGCTGTGGCAAACGCCATGGCAACGGATGCGGCAAAGGTTGCATTCTCAACCTCGGGAGTTGCCGCTCAACAAGCGGCTACGAACCACAACGTAAACATGTACGGGCTGTTTGCAGGAGCCAATATCCACATTCGAGAGGATAACGACATACGCAAGCTTGCACAACAAATTGGAAGCCTCACAACGGGGAACGCAAGAGGATTAGGAGGTGCGCCGGCTTGA
- the gpG gene encoding phage tail assembly chaperone G, which yields MLKIEIRKGDEVKTYVQDFISGRMFRRTIEIQKLFQVNEQGKNVIDETHIDALVAYVVELFGKQFTVDEFYDGVEARSLISTIMSCVQEVAGQVTQAAGVTDPN from the coding sequence ATGTTGAAAATTGAAATTCGTAAAGGCGATGAAGTAAAAACGTACGTGCAGGACTTTATCAGTGGTCGGATGTTCCGCCGGACTATCGAAATCCAAAAGCTTTTTCAAGTTAATGAACAAGGTAAGAACGTCATTGACGAAACGCACATTGATGCACTAGTTGCTTACGTTGTGGAACTGTTTGGCAAACAATTTACAGTTGACGAATTTTACGATGGTGTTGAAGCTAGATCCCTGATTAGCACGATCATGAGTTGTGTTCAAGAAGTTGCAGGTCAAGTAACCCAAGCAGCAGGGGTTACGGACCCAAACTAG
- a CDS encoding major tail protein, with amino-acid sequence MAGVRIGMDSIYYAIMTDEALETYDTPKRIPGAITATVSPTTNSTTLYADDQADEVATSMGDIEIEINPKDLTPEILKDILGATTDSNGVLIQSSTDNAPYVALGWRSRKSNGKYRYFWYYKGKFQPNEEEFQTKEDTPTYQTPTITGLFVPRQKDNQWKASVDEDGTGVGADVTKNWFTTVYETPVPTP; translated from the coding sequence ATGGCAGGAGTACGCATTGGTATGGATAGCATTTACTACGCCATTATGACAGATGAGGCACTCGAGACTTACGACACGCCTAAACGAATCCCAGGGGCTATCACGGCGACTGTATCGCCAACAACGAACAGCACCACGCTTTACGCTGACGACCAAGCTGACGAAGTTGCAACAAGCATGGGTGATATTGAGATCGAGATCAATCCTAAGGACCTTACGCCAGAAATCCTGAAGGACATTCTTGGTGCAACAACAGATTCCAACGGGGTCTTGATTCAATCGTCCACGGACAATGCACCTTACGTTGCTCTCGGATGGCGCAGCCGGAAATCCAACGGCAAATACCGTTACTTCTGGTACTACAAAGGTAAGTTCCAACCGAACGAAGAGGAGTTCCAAACGAAGGAAGATACTCCGACCTACCAAACGCCTACGATCACAGGCTTGTTTGTTCCACGTCAAAAGGACAATCAGTGGAAAGCTAGCGTAGACGAAGATGGTACCGGCGTAGGCGCAGATGTCACTAAGAACTGGTTCACAACTGTATACGAAACACCAGTACCTACACCATAA
- a CDS encoding DUF3168 domain-containing protein: MKTDVKAEIRTALISNQQLVSLLGGQRVYQLAAPNATEYPRITFFEIENSDSQFADNEVYASEVFVQIDVWSKGSTSEISGEVDRTMRQLEYSRYGGADLFEPDTQIYHKALRYRRTFEEG; this comes from the coding sequence ATGAAGACGGATGTGAAAGCCGAGATACGCACGGCCTTGATTTCAAACCAACAACTAGTATCGTTGCTTGGGGGCCAGCGAGTCTATCAGCTCGCAGCGCCGAATGCAACAGAATATCCACGAATCACTTTTTTTGAAATCGAAAACTCAGATAGTCAGTTCGCAGATAACGAAGTGTACGCATCTGAAGTTTTCGTTCAAATAGATGTTTGGTCCAAAGGCAGCACCTCCGAAATTAGCGGCGAAGTTGATCGCACTATGCGGCAACTTGAGTACAGCCGTTACGGGGGTGCTGATTTATTTGAGCCGGACACACAAATCTATCACAAGGCGCTGAGATATCGGCGCACATTTGAGGAGGGTTAA
- a CDS encoding HK97-gp10 family putative phage morphogenesis protein, which translates to MARREIQLQGIDQLLSELRRRSEAASKRVESKALKAGGEVMAEDMRERAPYSSFDKVHLRDNIVVTNVRRKDGVKYVLVGPNKRVSWRAHFPEFGTSKMPATPYITPAFIAKRREALEAIAEELGKGLRG; encoded by the coding sequence ATGGCTAGACGTGAAATCCAGTTGCAGGGTATCGATCAACTACTATCTGAGTTGCGGCGGCGGAGTGAAGCTGCTTCAAAACGAGTAGAGAGTAAAGCTTTAAAGGCTGGCGGCGAGGTTATGGCTGAGGATATGCGCGAACGTGCGCCTTATTCTAGCTTCGACAAGGTCCATCTAAGGGATAACATTGTCGTCACCAATGTAAGGCGTAAAGACGGCGTGAAATACGTGCTTGTGGGTCCTAACAAGCGCGTTTCTTGGCGTGCCCACTTTCCTGAGTTTGGGACAAGTAAAATGCCAGCTACGCCGTATATTACGCCCGCGTTTATAGCCAAACGCCGAGAAGCCTTGGAAGCAATTGCTGAAGAACTAGGAAAGGGGCTGAGAGGGTGA
- a CDS encoding phage head closure protein, translated as MKPFVNDLNRRITIQHYTTVEVDDEGIARKDWVPLATVWAAKSYAATGAREYFQAAAINAEKRIQYRIRYRKDILPKMRVVDDGKTLEIITVMEDINSDRTVTQIIAEMLEDG; from the coding sequence ATGAAGCCTTTCGTAAATGATCTGAATCGGCGAATCACCATTCAGCATTACACAACGGTGGAAGTCGATGACGAAGGGATTGCACGAAAGGATTGGGTTCCTTTGGCTACGGTATGGGCTGCTAAGAGTTACGCTGCAACCGGGGCGAGAGAATACTTTCAGGCTGCTGCAATCAACGCCGAGAAACGCATTCAGTACAGGATCCGTTATCGGAAGGACATTCTTCCTAAGATGCGTGTTGTAGATGACGGGAAAACGCTAGAAATCATCACGGTCATGGAGGATATCAACAGCGATAGAACCGTTACGCAAATTATTGCGGAGATGTTGGAAGATGGCTAG
- a CDS encoding head-tail connector protein codes for MAILTLDETKLWLRVDGNDEDAIIQTLMGAAETYLGNAVEVQFDSTNQLAKLFCLVLCADWYENRELIGSQPSDKVRFTCQSIMTQLQNAYGPPEYEEG; via the coding sequence ATGGCGATTCTGACGCTTGATGAAACGAAACTATGGCTGCGAGTAGACGGAAACGATGAAGATGCTATAATTCAGACCCTTATGGGGGCTGCTGAAACGTATCTCGGCAACGCTGTAGAGGTCCAATTTGACTCTACAAATCAACTCGCAAAGCTGTTTTGTCTCGTTTTATGTGCTGATTGGTACGAAAACAGGGAGTTAATCGGCTCGCAGCCGAGCGATAAGGTGCGTTTTACTTGTCAATCCATCATGACGCAACTACAAAACGCCTACGGGCCGCCAGAATACGAGGAGGGGTAG
- a CDS encoding phage major capsid protein, which produces MTKEMRALLQKLENAKQEARSLLMEDKTEEAKKMMPEIRSLQEKVDMQKELDEVENRDFGGREHREGGQGEERDMKELEAEYRSIFLQGIRRKRITEEQRSVIRDYEKRAVMNEGGTNPAIPDGDSGIVVPQDIQTRINELMRDWNDLSQYVTVENVTTLSGSRVLETDADMTPFADVDEYGNIQETDNPKFTPISYKVKKRAGYLPLTNELLQDNDANLLGYVTSWIARKAAHTRNVHILALLKTLTPKALADLKAINSVLNVDLDPAISRSSVILTNQDGFNWLDNQVDGMGRPILMDDFTQPGRKLFKGRPIAVVSNRNLPSDGTNAPLIIGNLKQFMVLFNRQFFELASTREGGDAWRRDTTELRTIMRDDYVKWDAEAAVFGQLDITPTP; this is translated from the coding sequence ATGACTAAAGAAATGCGCGCTTTGCTCCAAAAACTGGAGAACGCAAAACAAGAAGCAAGAAGCTTGCTTATGGAGGACAAGACTGAAGAGGCTAAAAAAATGATGCCGGAAATTCGCAGTCTCCAAGAAAAAGTTGATATGCAAAAGGAACTGGATGAAGTAGAAAACCGCGACTTTGGCGGCAGAGAGCACAGAGAAGGCGGTCAAGGCGAAGAACGCGACATGAAGGAACTCGAAGCCGAATACCGCAGCATCTTCCTCCAAGGCATCCGGCGCAAAAGAATCACTGAAGAACAGCGTTCCGTGATCCGTGATTATGAAAAACGTGCTGTTATGAACGAGGGTGGCACGAATCCAGCCATTCCGGACGGTGATTCGGGCATTGTGGTTCCGCAAGACATCCAAACTCGTATCAACGAATTGATGCGTGACTGGAACGACCTTTCCCAATATGTAACGGTGGAGAACGTTACAACCTTGTCCGGATCCCGGGTCCTTGAAACAGACGCTGATATGACTCCTTTTGCTGATGTGGATGAGTACGGGAATATCCAAGAAACGGACAACCCTAAATTCACTCCAATCAGTTACAAAGTTAAGAAGCGCGCCGGTTACCTGCCACTTACCAATGAGCTGCTTCAGGATAACGATGCGAACCTGCTTGGTTATGTAACCAGCTGGATTGCTCGCAAGGCGGCACACACAAGAAACGTGCACATCCTGGCTCTCTTGAAAACACTGACTCCTAAAGCGCTCGCTGATCTGAAGGCTATTAACTCCGTCCTTAACGTTGATTTGGATCCGGCAATCAGCCGCAGCTCGGTTATCTTGACGAACCAGGACGGTTTCAACTGGTTGGATAACCAAGTTGATGGAATGGGCCGTCCAATCCTGATGGACGACTTCACGCAACCAGGACGTAAGCTCTTCAAAGGTCGTCCAATTGCGGTCGTATCTAACCGCAACCTGCCTTCGGATGGTACCAATGCACCGTTGATCATCGGTAACCTGAAGCAATTCATGGTGCTGTTCAACCGTCAATTCTTCGAACTTGCATCTACTCGCGAGGGTGGCGATGCTTGGAGACGCGATACCACAGAGCTTCGTACCATTATGCGCGATGATTACGTTAAGTGGGATGCTGAAGCTGCTGTATTCGGACAACTGGACATTACACCAACGCCTTAA
- a CDS encoding HK97 family phage prohead protease — MELDKEKTLTNQKEIRALPVTLEVRASEGEEGQRTITGAIKYNTESAEMRDYWGDTFVETIDKEAFKDSLASRNVIGLWSHDTSQVLGNTKSGTLRLTNMENELRFELDIPNTTVGNDAWELIQRGDVDGVSFGMKVTKEQWSSEKRDDGRLYRRNILNADLYEISPVAFPAYPANEVAARSLEEFKASEKRAAEKYETEKMLLELDLYG; from the coding sequence ATGGAACTGGACAAGGAGAAGACGCTGACGAATCAGAAGGAGATTCGAGCACTGCCGGTGACGCTGGAAGTGAGAGCGAGTGAAGGTGAAGAAGGGCAACGGACCATCACCGGGGCGATTAAGTACAACACAGAAAGCGCGGAGATGCGCGACTATTGGGGCGATACATTTGTTGAGACAATCGACAAAGAGGCCTTTAAAGACAGCCTAGCAAGCCGTAACGTCATTGGTTTGTGGAGCCATGACACAAGCCAAGTGCTCGGAAATACCAAGTCGGGAACGTTGCGGTTGACCAACATGGAAAACGAACTACGGTTTGAACTCGATATTCCGAACACAACCGTTGGAAATGACGCTTGGGAGTTGATTCAGCGCGGCGATGTTGACGGTGTTAGCTTTGGAATGAAGGTGACCAAGGAACAATGGTCAAGCGAAAAGCGCGATGACGGCCGTCTGTACCGCAGAAACATCCTGAATGCGGATCTGTACGAGATTAGCCCTGTGGCTTTCCCGGCATACCCTGCGAACGAAGTGGCAGCGAGATCCTTAGAGGAATTTAAGGCTTCGGAAAAACGCGCTGCTGAAAAGTATGAAACTGAAAAAATGCTTCTCGAACTCGACCTTTACGGTTGA